One genomic window of Polyangium aurulentum includes the following:
- a CDS encoding DNA polymerase beta superfamily protein, which produces MTDTNRSEGTTRTNLGVLPPAQAAVVGRFLDEEGAAREHLVVLLSGAHAYGFASPDSDFDLKAVHATSTSSLVGLEPVPPARDRMEVIEGVEVDYSSNEIGPVLAGTIAGNGNYIERILGAPALVETPPLDALRPLVRAALSRRVFRHYAGFASSQRKATEDEAGTTAKRVLYVLRTALTGTHLLRTGALVMDVTALLDDYGFGAAHELVAIKRAGERTKLAPADVARFRSDVERAMAGLEEARERSNLPESPPASAIADLSRWLIELRRARF; this is translated from the coding sequence ATGACGGACACGAATCGAAGCGAGGGCACCACGCGTACGAACCTCGGCGTCTTGCCCCCTGCGCAGGCGGCCGTGGTCGGCCGCTTTCTCGACGAGGAGGGCGCGGCGCGCGAGCACCTCGTCGTCTTGCTCAGCGGGGCGCACGCGTATGGGTTTGCCTCGCCAGACAGCGACTTCGACCTGAAAGCCGTGCACGCGACCAGCACCTCTTCGCTCGTGGGGCTCGAGCCCGTGCCCCCTGCGCGCGACAGGATGGAGGTCATCGAGGGCGTCGAGGTAGATTACTCCTCGAACGAGATCGGCCCCGTGCTGGCGGGGACCATCGCCGGAAACGGCAACTACATCGAGCGCATCCTCGGCGCGCCCGCGCTCGTCGAGACCCCCCCGCTCGACGCGCTGAGGCCGCTCGTGCGCGCGGCGCTGTCGCGGAGGGTTTTCCGCCATTACGCAGGCTTTGCGAGCAGCCAGCGCAAGGCGACGGAGGACGAGGCCGGTACCACGGCGAAGCGCGTCCTCTACGTGCTGCGCACGGCGCTCACGGGGACGCACCTCTTGCGGACCGGGGCGCTCGTGATGGATGTGACGGCGCTGCTCGACGATTACGGCTTCGGCGCCGCGCACGAGCTGGTCGCCATCAAGCGCGCGGGCGAGCGGACGAAGCTCGCGCCTGCGGATGTCGCGCGATTCCGCTCCGATGTCGAGCGGGCGATGGCCGGGCTCGAGGAGGCGCGCGAGCGGTCGAACCTGCCAGAGTCTCCGCCGGCCTCGGCCATTGCAGACCTCTCGCGCTGGCTCATCGAGCTGCGCCGCGCCCGGTTCTGA
- a CDS encoding DNA polymerase beta superfamily protein, producing the protein MSKRLSGMSDIDPLAVPLPHGTEVSTRVDRALGERVVPQGAVGRVVGSGDGFFDVNVVGVGVVRYLREELVPRKVGQVRYAKRREDAWAALRPCTVVDAVVGSRTWGLSDEGSDEDRRGVFVLPMPWTAGLVEPPSDLVSEDGSHTYWEFGKAVRQALRADPNTLEMIFAAAEQAESVKDPMGAWLVEAREAFVSVEIHGSFGRYAISQLSRLVHDARLAEHRTLVLAWLREDPSLSLDAAAARLAVETGIIAPTPEDARLRARDYLKQLYRSLADQGALPSREWAALAVLAREGRIPELAVPRELRPKNAYNLIRLIDLSIRWLRTGVAELRVRDELRPVLLDIKKGRTPLAEVIALAEAMTPELEAARRESTLPRHADVGRADAVLRRVREEAARRWIEGAPGPFGKGAPPPPEARWDEE; encoded by the coding sequence ATGTCGAAACGCCTCTCCGGAATGAGCGATATCGATCCCCTCGCCGTGCCCCTGCCGCACGGCACCGAGGTGAGCACCCGCGTCGATCGCGCGCTCGGCGAGCGCGTGGTCCCTCAGGGCGCCGTGGGGAGGGTCGTCGGCTCGGGCGACGGATTCTTCGATGTCAACGTGGTCGGTGTGGGCGTCGTCCGCTACCTGCGCGAGGAGCTCGTGCCGCGCAAGGTCGGCCAGGTGCGCTATGCAAAGCGCCGCGAGGACGCGTGGGCGGCGCTCAGGCCCTGCACGGTCGTCGACGCCGTCGTCGGATCGCGCACCTGGGGCCTTTCGGACGAGGGATCCGACGAGGACCGGCGCGGCGTGTTCGTTTTACCAATGCCCTGGACCGCGGGCCTCGTCGAGCCCCCCTCCGATCTCGTCTCCGAGGACGGCAGCCACACGTACTGGGAATTCGGCAAGGCGGTGCGGCAGGCGCTGCGCGCGGATCCGAACACGCTCGAGATGATCTTCGCGGCCGCGGAGCAGGCCGAGAGCGTGAAAGACCCGATGGGCGCGTGGCTCGTCGAGGCGCGCGAGGCATTCGTCTCGGTCGAGATTCACGGAAGCTTCGGCCGCTATGCGATATCGCAGCTCTCGCGGCTCGTGCACGACGCGCGCCTCGCCGAGCACAGGACCCTCGTGCTCGCGTGGCTGCGCGAGGATCCCTCGCTCTCGCTCGACGCGGCGGCGGCGCGGCTCGCCGTGGAGACGGGCATCATCGCGCCCACGCCCGAGGACGCGAGGCTGCGGGCGCGCGATTATTTGAAGCAGCTCTATCGATCGCTCGCCGACCAGGGCGCGCTGCCCTCGCGCGAGTGGGCAGCGCTCGCCGTGCTGGCGCGCGAGGGCCGCATCCCCGAGCTCGCGGTGCCGCGCGAGCTACGGCCGAAGAATGCGTACAACCTGATCAGGCTCATCGACCTGTCCATTCGCTGGCTGCGCACGGGCGTGGCCGAGCTGCGGGTGCGCGACGAGCTGCGGCCCGTGCTGCTCGATATCAAGAAAGGGCGAACGCCGCTCGCCGAGGTGATCGCGCTGGCGGAGGCGATGACGCCCGAGCTGGAAGCTGCGCGCCGCGAGAGCACGCTGCCGCGCCACGCGGACGTGGGCCGCGCCGATGCGGTCCTGCGCCGCGTGCGCGAGGAGGCCGCTCGCCGCTGGATAGAGGGAGCCCCAGGGCCCTTCGGCAAGGGGGCGCCGCCGCCGCCCGAGGCGCGCTGGGACGAGGAATGA
- a CDS encoding FG-GAP repeat domain-containing protein, with protein MRSFGLSSCLLLAGITIFAGACNGNIGGPAGRTGGSTTGGTRNPTCAFGKSHGEVQEPVHKMTLPGETSWFASPVVRDLDNDGKRELIVAHASLFVLDSDGNEIAKADGGEGRVYAPHIVADLEGDGFVDIVYGSDSEVWAYEWRNKALVKKAGWPASTTTAGNAPEVRGLAAGDLDGDGYLEIVATTTQTASTQDGGAQVFVFSSNGLPYQPLGIGHTAWPRYNAQTGAGNDADRNGAGHWGYGCYGLNVAIGNIDDDAALEVIATYDNHFIQAFDHDGVAIDAAPFYTNRQGDHDGRRLTWGQFIRWADPKVEDDHYHLHTGEWPHPTFAEWLQWTASPPNVVDIDLDGKNEVLGIPNVEKNEPYETQAYALMVLEGAHGDGSRSARRKPGWETLPRGERPIKVDGWYPPPGVPAATTVNLQGDEKPEIVVPLNDGFVYAFGADAKPIWRYNYTHGKLVMYASEVTAADLNQDGSPEIIFTTYGAPNALDSGYLQILGADGTLLHDVPLPNDGQHNGNGNGAPAAPAVGDLDGDGQLEIFVQTFEHGMDVFTVPGSAENCLLWPTARGGPLRMGQPNGD; from the coding sequence ATGCGTTCCTTCGGCCTGTCCTCTTGTCTGCTCCTCGCGGGCATCACGATTTTTGCGGGTGCTTGCAATGGGAACATCGGAGGTCCGGCTGGGCGGACGGGTGGGAGCACGACGGGCGGCACGCGCAATCCGACGTGCGCGTTCGGAAAGAGCCACGGCGAGGTGCAGGAGCCCGTGCACAAGATGACGTTGCCCGGGGAAACCAGCTGGTTTGCCTCGCCCGTCGTGCGCGACCTCGACAACGACGGCAAGCGCGAGCTCATCGTGGCGCATGCCTCGCTGTTCGTCCTGGATTCCGACGGCAACGAGATCGCGAAGGCCGACGGCGGCGAGGGGCGCGTGTATGCCCCGCACATCGTCGCCGACCTCGAGGGAGACGGGTTCGTCGATATCGTCTACGGCAGCGACAGCGAGGTGTGGGCCTACGAGTGGCGGAACAAGGCCCTCGTCAAGAAGGCTGGCTGGCCCGCCAGCACCACGACCGCCGGCAACGCGCCCGAGGTTCGCGGCCTGGCGGCGGGAGATCTCGACGGCGACGGATATCTCGAGATCGTGGCGACGACGACGCAGACCGCGAGCACGCAGGACGGCGGCGCGCAGGTGTTCGTCTTCAGCTCGAATGGTTTGCCCTACCAGCCCCTGGGGATCGGCCACACGGCGTGGCCCCGCTACAACGCCCAGACCGGCGCGGGGAACGACGCGGATCGCAACGGCGCGGGGCACTGGGGCTATGGCTGCTACGGGCTCAACGTCGCCATCGGCAACATCGACGACGACGCGGCGCTCGAGGTGATCGCGACCTACGACAACCACTTCATCCAGGCCTTCGATCACGACGGCGTGGCCATCGACGCAGCGCCCTTCTACACGAACCGCCAGGGCGATCACGACGGCCGCAGGCTCACGTGGGGGCAGTTCATTCGCTGGGCCGATCCGAAGGTCGAGGACGACCATTACCACCTGCACACCGGCGAGTGGCCTCACCCGACGTTCGCCGAATGGCTGCAATGGACGGCCTCGCCGCCCAACGTGGTCGACATCGACCTCGACGGGAAGAACGAGGTGCTCGGCATCCCGAACGTCGAGAAGAACGAGCCTTACGAGACGCAGGCCTACGCGCTCATGGTGCTCGAGGGCGCGCACGGCGACGGCAGCCGTTCGGCGCGGCGCAAGCCGGGATGGGAGACATTGCCGCGCGGCGAGAGGCCCATCAAGGTCGATGGCTGGTATCCGCCGCCCGGCGTGCCCGCGGCGACGACCGTGAACCTGCAGGGCGACGAGAAGCCCGAGATCGTCGTGCCGCTGAACGACGGTTTCGTCTATGCGTTCGGCGCCGATGCAAAGCCCATCTGGCGCTACAATTACACGCACGGCAAGCTCGTGATGTACGCGTCCGAGGTGACGGCCGCGGACCTGAACCAGGACGGCTCGCCGGAGATCATCTTCACGACATACGGCGCGCCCAACGCGCTCGACTCGGGCTATCTGCAGATCCTCGGCGCCGACGGGACGCTCTTGCACGACGTGCCATTGCCCAATGACGGCCAGCACAACGGCAACGGCAATGGCGCCCCCGCCGCGCCCGCGGTGGGAGACCTCGACGGCGACGGGCAGCTCGAGATCTTCGTGCAGACCTTCGAGCACGGGATGGACGTCTTCACGGTGCCCGGATCCGCTGAAAACTGCCTGCTCTGGCCCACGGCGCGCGGCGGCCCGCTGCGGATGGGACAGCCGAACGGCGATTGA
- a CDS encoding HAD family hydrolase — MKNSASRAVLWDMDGTLVDTGEYHFLAWRDILAPLGRVYDRAAHEACFGKRNDAILRNFFGDSLGAEEGAKIAADKERLFRELAAAAGLDLLPGVRTWLERLRDEGYRMAVASSAPMENIEALVAACRMDGFFDALASAEHVARGKPEPDIFLHAARLVDVPPSRCVVVEDAAAGVLAAHRAGMKAIGVGPHHADLGAEIAVPSLDGLAGDAFARLVPA, encoded by the coding sequence ATGAAGAACTCCGCCTCGCGCGCCGTGCTCTGGGACATGGACGGAACCCTCGTCGATACAGGCGAGTACCATTTCCTCGCCTGGCGCGACATCCTGGCCCCGCTCGGGCGCGTGTACGATCGCGCCGCGCACGAGGCGTGCTTTGGAAAGCGCAACGACGCCATCCTGCGCAACTTCTTCGGCGATTCGCTGGGCGCCGAGGAGGGCGCAAAGATCGCCGCCGACAAGGAGCGCCTCTTTCGCGAGCTCGCCGCCGCCGCCGGCCTCGATCTGCTGCCCGGCGTCCGGACCTGGCTCGAGCGGCTGCGCGATGAGGGCTATCGCATGGCCGTCGCGTCGTCGGCCCCCATGGAAAACATCGAAGCCCTCGTCGCGGCGTGCCGCATGGATGGATTCTTCGACGCCCTGGCGAGCGCCGAGCACGTCGCCCGCGGCAAGCCCGAGCCCGACATCTTCCTGCACGCCGCGCGCCTCGTCGACGTGCCCCCCTCGCGCTGCGTCGTCGTCGAGGACGCGGCCGCAGGCGTGCTCGCGGCGCACCGGGCGGGCATGAAGGCGATCGGCGTCGGACCGCACCACGCCGATCTCGGCGCGGAGATCGCCGTCCCGAGCCTCGACGGTTTGGCCGGGGACGCCTTCGCGCGGCTGGTCCCCGCCTGA
- a CDS encoding APC family permease, which produces MSTTTPGASVSHVSPGLRRRLTLFDVLCIGVNATVGSGVFSLPDDMHRAMGGFSPLSFLLCALLLMPVALCFAELAGRHEDTGGAYLYARSAYGDRVGYLVGWFCWANTFVSWAANATLFVKLVGIESTLVSSLLSAGLVIGLGAINYFGVKPGAWVVNLVVIGKIGAILCFLVVAFAAFDPSRLGGALPRGALGVGQGVYLALFPLQGFEVTSVAAGETLNPKRNVPVGTLGALGLSALLFIVVQAVLVGSYPDIGAKSDTPLVDAARYLGPTIGAIVLVGSFVSIGGFTAGSALGSPRYAQAIAAHGLMPSSIAKIHERWRTPHVAIVWTTGLSALLALFFDYRRLVGMSNITVVIQYLFACLAVPVLRKKSPVEGGFRVPGGRVVPWIGAAGSIGLLAGTEGPEVAFAVGTLVIGLGLAVFTRKKAPRAA; this is translated from the coding sequence ATGAGCACGACGACCCCCGGCGCATCGGTCTCCCACGTCTCCCCGGGCCTGCGGCGCAGGCTCACGCTCTTCGACGTGCTGTGCATCGGGGTGAACGCCACCGTGGGCAGCGGCGTCTTCTCGCTGCCCGACGACATGCACCGCGCGATGGGCGGGTTTTCGCCCTTATCGTTCCTGCTCTGCGCCCTCTTGCTCATGCCCGTGGCGCTCTGCTTCGCGGAGCTTGCCGGACGTCATGAGGACACCGGCGGCGCGTACCTGTACGCGCGCAGCGCCTACGGCGATCGCGTCGGCTATCTCGTCGGCTGGTTCTGCTGGGCAAACACGTTCGTGAGCTGGGCGGCGAATGCCACGCTGTTCGTGAAGCTCGTGGGCATCGAGTCGACGCTCGTCTCGTCTTTGCTTTCGGCGGGGCTCGTGATCGGGCTCGGCGCGATCAATTATTTCGGCGTGAAACCAGGCGCCTGGGTGGTCAACCTGGTGGTGATCGGCAAGATCGGGGCCATTCTGTGCTTTCTGGTGGTGGCCTTCGCGGCGTTCGATCCGTCGCGGCTCGGCGGGGCGCTGCCGCGAGGGGCGCTCGGGGTGGGGCAAGGGGTTTATCTCGCGCTCTTTCCATTGCAAGGTTTCGAGGTCACGTCCGTGGCCGCGGGCGAGACGCTGAACCCGAAGCGCAACGTGCCCGTCGGCACGCTCGGCGCGCTCGGGCTGTCGGCGCTGCTCTTCATCGTGGTCCAGGCGGTGCTGGTCGGGAGCTATCCTGACATCGGCGCCAAGTCCGACACGCCGCTCGTGGACGCGGCGAGGTATCTCGGGCCGACGATCGGGGCGATCGTGCTCGTCGGCAGCTTCGTGTCGATCGGAGGATTCACGGCGGGCAGCGCGCTCGGCTCCCCGCGGTATGCGCAGGCGATCGCCGCGCACGGGCTCATGCCGTCCTCGATCGCGAAGATCCACGAGCGCTGGCGGACGCCCCACGTCGCCATTGTCTGGACGACCGGGCTCTCGGCGCTGCTCGCCCTCTTCTTCGATTACCGCCGTCTCGTGGGGATGTCGAACATCACGGTGGTGATCCAGTATCTATTCGCTTGCCTTGCCGTGCCCGTGCTGCGGAAGAAGAGCCCGGTCGAGGGCGGCTTCCGGGTGCCGGGCGGGCGGGTGGTGCCCTGGATTGGGGCTGCGGGATCGATTGGACTGCTCGCGGGCACCGAGGGGCCCGAGGTCGCGTTCGCCGTGGGGACGCTGGTGATCGGGCTCGGGCTGGCGGTTTTTACGCGAAAGAAGGCTCCTCGGGCCGCGTGA
- a CDS encoding glutathione S-transferase family protein, with protein MLTIHGCKGCGSTVVETVCELLGEKYDRIEVNYDKPSPERDALEALNPLVQVPTVVTEDGTVITETVAIILWLLERHPGSDLAPPPGDPLRPVFLRKLVFFPSAIYPMYTVGDFTSRWVKDEAAQAELKEATIQRTLSCWGTIEASMGEGPFLLGQKMTVLDVYAAMMSRWRPGRERIRAVAPKAVAAAEQAEKHPVVAAVFARNFGE; from the coding sequence ATGCTGACGATTCATGGATGCAAGGGGTGTGGCTCGACCGTGGTCGAGACCGTCTGCGAACTGCTCGGCGAAAAGTACGACCGCATCGAGGTGAACTACGACAAGCCCAGCCCGGAGCGCGACGCGCTCGAAGCGCTGAATCCGCTGGTCCAGGTGCCCACCGTGGTGACGGAGGACGGCACGGTCATCACCGAGACCGTGGCCATCATTCTGTGGCTGCTCGAGCGCCATCCGGGCTCGGACCTCGCGCCGCCGCCCGGCGATCCGCTGCGCCCGGTCTTTTTGCGGAAGCTCGTCTTTTTCCCCTCCGCGATCTATCCGATGTACACGGTCGGCGATTTCACCTCGCGATGGGTGAAGGACGAGGCTGCGCAGGCCGAGCTCAAGGAGGCCACGATACAGCGGACGCTGAGCTGCTGGGGCACGATCGAGGCGAGCATGGGCGAGGGGCCGTTCCTTCTGGGCCAGAAGATGACCGTGCTCGACGTGTATGCGGCCATGATGTCGCGCTGGCGGCCCGGCCGTGAGCGCATTCGCGCGGTGGCGCCCAAGGCGGTTGCAGCCGCGGAGCAAGCGGAGAAGCATCCGGTGGTCGCGGCGGTGTTCGCGCGGAATTTCGGCGAATAG
- a CDS encoding DUF2228 domain-containing protein, producing MSLFDQFLHEYLGPEASPDQHDETVRRVHDFMERFPLEVHRDGPRVVLSLEPPMEGTCWSDEGLSLTIRKISFAADDVIDALHDMQHIVATKEALEADDWAERLAAFDARSAKLADKFDEIDPIDACLELPPEPEDEGWDAYAAEIGLDADKLDVQIGPLADAAAAKFTRVRARYQEIYGLPLPSGLAQLAALVAALGDLPANPEDHYWEPEPGWERGSAWLDASFGMRSAGLLDWFAPGGLERKARDAAAAHKEVPRGGDGPLDPRLDMRYRCDAPQFVTFLSGDSDGLHWGFWYDSPEYYPVIAHNYARDSGETWIDSEEEIIPLLRTKATEVLEQTLQELSEYDEDDENRPYALRRWRALRVIGAHLDAIERWAGKRTWDPEPRCPWPRTEGNPVGSPRLALRPGSGTVAHTVPGFSYTDATPSAEERRTWMKDARCDLEAGKPAYAHALGLYLHWLDADDLREDAAKLLLDAYEALGFRPFAEILKLHVLHRDLPSVGAFEES from the coding sequence ATGAGCCTGTTCGACCAGTTCCTCCACGAGTATCTCGGTCCCGAGGCGTCCCCTGACCAGCACGACGAGACGGTGCGCAGGGTTCACGATTTCATGGAGCGCTTTCCCCTCGAGGTTCACAGGGATGGGCCCCGGGTCGTCCTCTCGCTCGAACCGCCGATGGAAGGCACGTGCTGGTCCGACGAGGGGCTCTCGTTGACCATACGCAAGATTTCCTTCGCCGCGGATGACGTGATCGACGCGCTGCACGATATGCAGCACATCGTCGCCACGAAAGAGGCCCTCGAAGCGGACGACTGGGCCGAGCGCCTGGCGGCGTTCGATGCGCGGAGCGCGAAGCTCGCCGATAAATTCGACGAAATCGATCCCATCGATGCTTGCCTCGAGCTTCCCCCCGAGCCCGAGGACGAGGGCTGGGACGCCTATGCGGCGGAGATCGGCCTGGATGCGGACAAGCTCGATGTGCAGATAGGGCCGCTCGCCGACGCCGCGGCCGCGAAGTTCACCCGGGTTCGCGCACGTTATCAGGAAATCTATGGCCTGCCGCTGCCCTCCGGCCTCGCGCAGCTCGCGGCGCTCGTGGCGGCGCTCGGGGATCTCCCCGCGAATCCCGAAGACCATTACTGGGAGCCAGAGCCGGGCTGGGAACGTGGTAGCGCCTGGCTGGACGCGTCCTTCGGGATGCGCAGCGCGGGCCTGCTCGATTGGTTTGCGCCCGGAGGGCTCGAGCGCAAGGCGCGCGACGCGGCAGCCGCTCACAAGGAGGTCCCGCGCGGGGGGGACGGTCCCCTCGATCCGCGCCTCGATATGCGCTACCGATGCGACGCGCCGCAGTTCGTCACCTTCCTGAGCGGCGACTCGGACGGCCTGCACTGGGGTTTCTGGTACGATAGCCCCGAATACTATCCCGTCATTGCGCACAACTACGCGCGCGACAGCGGCGAGACCTGGATCGATTCCGAAGAGGAGATCATCCCGCTCCTGCGCACCAAGGCGACCGAGGTGCTCGAGCAGACGTTGCAGGAGCTGTCGGAATACGACGAGGACGACGAGAACCGGCCTTACGCGCTTCGGCGCTGGCGTGCGCTGCGCGTGATAGGCGCCCACCTCGATGCCATCGAGCGCTGGGCCGGGAAGCGCACCTGGGACCCCGAGCCGCGATGCCCGTGGCCGCGCACGGAAGGCAATCCCGTGGGGAGCCCGAGGCTCGCGCTCCGTCCGGGCTCTGGAACGGTGGCGCACACGGTCCCGGGATTCTCGTACACGGACGCAACGCCTTCGGCCGAGGAGCGAAGGACCTGGATGAAAGATGCGCGATGCGACCTCGAGGCGGGGAAGCCTGCCTATGCGCACGCGCTCGGCCTCTATCTGCACTGGCTCGACGCCGACGACCTGCGCGAAGACGCGGCGAAGCTCCTGCTCGATGCTTACGAGGCGCTCGGATTCAGGCCCTTCGCCGAGATCTTGAAGCTGCACGTCCTGCACCGCGACCTGCCGAGCGTCGGCGCGTTCGAGGAGAGCTGA
- a CDS encoding polysaccharide deacetylase family protein, whose translation MAEARPVRSNGLAVVRVTQERLVGLAARLFAPESVFLCRVDTARPAVAITFDDGPDEETPLLLDDLARHRMRATFFVLGKQIEKFPEYTHEIVRRGHELASHGYSHRAFSLLDAGELAAEIVQTASLLPPPEGAPLLRPPRGRMSVDAMLMASRFGHLLAGWSIDTLDYKLRDPAALASRLRSMRIRPGDVLLLHEGQPWTRAMLGDLARILAERGLETAPMGELLRSAGAPVHPPVSALEEPTARMRS comes from the coding sequence ATGGCCGAGGCTCGTCCCGTCCGTTCGAATGGGCTCGCGGTCGTCCGCGTCACGCAAGAGCGCCTCGTCGGGCTCGCCGCCCGGCTCTTCGCGCCCGAGAGCGTCTTTTTATGCCGCGTCGACACCGCGCGCCCCGCGGTCGCCATCACGTTCGACGACGGCCCGGACGAGGAGACGCCCCTCTTGCTCGACGATCTCGCGCGCCATCGAATGCGCGCCACGTTCTTCGTGCTCGGCAAGCAGATAGAAAAGTTCCCCGAATACACCCACGAGATCGTCCGTCGAGGCCACGAGCTCGCGTCCCACGGCTATTCGCACCGGGCATTCTCTTTGCTCGACGCGGGCGAGCTGGCTGCGGAGATCGTGCAGACCGCCTCGCTCCTCCCGCCGCCCGAGGGCGCGCCGCTCCTGCGCCCGCCGCGCGGTCGAATGTCGGTCGACGCAATGCTCATGGCCTCGCGCTTCGGCCACCTGCTCGCGGGCTGGTCGATCGACACGCTCGATTACAAGCTCCGCGATCCGGCGGCGCTCGCCTCCCGCCTCCGCTCCATGCGGATACGGCCGGGCGATGTATTGCTCCTGCACGAAGGGCAGCCCTGGACGCGCGCGATGCTCGGCGATCTCGCCCGGATCCTCGCCGAGCGTGGGCTCGAAACGGCGCCCATGGGCGAGCTTCTGCGCTCGGCGGGCGCTCCTGTGCATCCGCCCGTGAGCGCTCTCGAGGAGCCGACCGCGCGAATGCGTAGCTGA
- a CDS encoding glycosyltransferase encodes MRLVIVSYAFPPVGGAGVQRVLKFAKYLPSFGVAPTVLTAENPSVPVADETLLADVPPGVQVVRARTLEPDYKVKAAVWRNSTASAGGAARIKRALSKAARGLFVPDPQILWLPAAAPALRRLSADADAVLVSGPPFSPFLLTLIARAPVILDYRDEWRTAAGYEMGSRLMRGAADTLEPILVRRAAAIITATEEFRQNLLARYPELDPSRVVAIPNGYDPDDFADIAAAPPPLPYAPGRKFVVTYAGTIFRLTSPRGLLDGVRLLHARKPEIGKLLELRFAGRVVDTEQPAFEGTEALGVRHLGYLSHGDAIKALAESHMVLCLLDDVPGAESIYPAKIFELMHLGRPCLAIAPPGALSRLCERHRLGVVAHPREPEAIARVLEDAITAWQRGEALMGTRPEGVEAYHRRALAGRLAETIRGVA; translated from the coding sequence TTGCGCCTCGTCATCGTCTCCTACGCATTTCCGCCGGTCGGCGGGGCCGGCGTGCAGCGCGTCCTCAAGTTCGCGAAGTACCTGCCGTCGTTCGGCGTCGCACCCACGGTGCTGACCGCTGAAAACCCGTCCGTCCCGGTCGCCGACGAGACCCTGCTCGCCGATGTCCCGCCGGGCGTCCAGGTCGTCCGCGCCCGGACCCTCGAGCCCGATTACAAGGTGAAGGCCGCCGTCTGGCGCAACTCCACCGCCTCGGCCGGGGGCGCGGCCCGCATCAAGCGCGCCCTCTCCAAGGCCGCGCGCGGCCTGTTCGTGCCCGATCCGCAAATCCTCTGGCTCCCCGCGGCCGCGCCCGCGCTGCGCCGCCTCTCGGCCGACGCCGACGCGGTCCTGGTGAGCGGTCCGCCCTTCTCGCCATTTCTTCTCACGCTCATCGCGCGCGCCCCGGTCATCCTCGATTATCGCGACGAATGGCGCACCGCGGCCGGCTACGAGATGGGCAGCCGCCTCATGCGCGGCGCAGCCGATACCCTCGAGCCCATCCTCGTCCGCCGCGCGGCCGCCATCATCACGGCCACCGAGGAGTTCCGGCAAAACCTCCTCGCCCGCTATCCCGAGCTCGACCCGAGCCGCGTCGTCGCCATTCCGAACGGCTACGACCCCGACGACTTCGCCGATATCGCCGCCGCGCCCCCGCCCCTGCCTTACGCCCCGGGGCGCAAGTTCGTCGTGACATACGCCGGCACCATTTTCCGGCTCACCTCGCCGCGCGGACTGCTCGATGGGGTGCGCTTGCTGCACGCGCGCAAGCCCGAGATCGGCAAATTGCTCGAGCTGCGCTTCGCCGGCCGCGTCGTCGACACCGAGCAGCCCGCGTTCGAGGGGACCGAGGCGCTCGGCGTTCGCCACCTCGGCTACCTGTCGCACGGCGACGCAATCAAGGCCCTCGCGGAGAGCCACATGGTCCTCTGCCTCCTCGACGACGTCCCCGGCGCCGAGTCGATCTATCCTGCCAAGATCTTCGAGCTCATGCACCTCGGCCGCCCGTGCCTCGCGATTGCGCCCCCGGGCGCGCTTTCGCGCCTATGCGAGCGCCACCGCCTCGGCGTCGTCGCGCACCCGCGCGAGCCCGAGGCAATCGCCCGCGTGCTCGAGGACGCCATCACCGCCTGGCAGCGCGGCGAGGCGCTCATGGGCACCCGCCCCGAGGGCGTCGAGGCATATCACCGCCGCGCCCTCGCAGGGAGGCTCGCCGAGACGATTCGCGGCGTCGCATGA
- a CDS encoding class I SAM-dependent methyltransferase, with the protein MAQPRDEKTNFDALADTYEGTKVNPLKRHCEEPSFFAAIGDPAGSSVLDLACGDGYYTRMLARAGARRVVGVDVSEAMVARAQATEAEQRLGIEYRVGDVARLPALGVFDLVTSAYLFPYASSEHALLSMCTSAAANLRSGGRLVSVVVSPDLDAERIAALAHYGMSLRAELPLRDGDTMTVTIATPAGPIAMTNHHWTRPAYERALHAAGFGEVAWPSMIVSAEGLATHSADFWQPFLEHPSLAVLTAVRS; encoded by the coding sequence ATGGCCCAACCGCGCGACGAGAAGACGAACTTCGACGCTCTGGCGGATACGTACGAGGGCACGAAGGTCAATCCGCTGAAACGCCATTGCGAGGAGCCGAGCTTCTTTGCGGCCATCGGCGATCCGGCGGGCTCGTCGGTGCTCGATCTCGCGTGCGGCGACGGATACTACACGCGCATGCTCGCGCGGGCCGGCGCGCGCCGGGTGGTCGGGGTCGACGTGTCCGAGGCCATGGTGGCGCGGGCGCAGGCGACCGAGGCCGAGCAGCGGCTGGGCATCGAGTATCGGGTGGGCGACGTGGCCAGGCTGCCGGCGCTCGGGGTGTTCGATCTGGTGACGTCGGCATATCTATTCCCCTACGCCTCGAGCGAGCACGCGCTGCTGTCGATGTGCACCTCCGCCGCGGCGAACCTGCGGTCGGGCGGGCGGCTCGTGAGCGTCGTGGTGAGCCCCGATCTGGATGCCGAGCGCATTGCGGCGCTCGCCCATTACGGGATGTCGCTCCGCGCCGAGCTGCCCCTGCGGGACGGCGACACGATGACGGTCACGATCGCCACGCCGGCGGGGCCGATCGCAATGACCAATCACCACTGGACGCGGCCTGCCTACGAGCGGGCGCTCCACGCGGCGGGCTTCGGCGAGGTCGCGTGGCCTTCGATGATCGTCTCCGCCGAAGGCCTCGCGACCCACAGCGCCGATTTCTGGCAACCCTTCCTCGAGCACCCCTCGCTCGCCGTGCTCACGGCCGTCCGGTCATGA